The following are from one region of the Maribacter aquivivus genome:
- a CDS encoding thioredoxin family protein translates to MKKYIVLLLFAVASVSSITAQEWNTDFTTAKKFAKMNNLPIILVFQGSDWCAPCIKLDREVWSTDEFKVYAKKHYVMLQADFPRRKNNALPEELLNKNKALAEKYNKQGVFPFVVVMNANGEVYGETSYKKLTPKEYIKELNSFIK, encoded by the coding sequence ATGAAAAAATATATAGTATTACTGTTATTTGCAGTAGCAAGTGTGAGTTCAATAACAGCTCAAGAGTGGAATACAGATTTTACAACAGCAAAAAAGTTTGCTAAAATGAATAATTTACCAATTATACTTGTATTTCAAGGTTCAGATTGGTGTGCACCTTGTATAAAGCTTGATAGAGAAGTTTGGTCAACAGATGAGTTTAAAGTTTATGCAAAAAAGCATTATGTAATGTTACAAGCAGATTTTCCTCGAAGAAAGAATAATGCACTGCCAGAAGAGCTATTGAATAAAAACAAGGCATTAGCAGAAAAGTATAATAAACAGGGAGTATTTCCTTTTGTTGTGGTTATGAATGCCAATGGTGAAGTTTATGGAGAAACGAGTTATAAGAAATTGACTCCCAAAGAGTACATAAAAGAATTGAATTCATTTATAAAATAG
- a CDS encoding efflux RND transporter periplasmic adaptor subunit produces the protein MQKYIYKIVTVFILGIISSCGDTESKSNENGASEAQTDDRIQITQAQFDQNKMEIASMTESDFPVMVTTSGMIDVPPENRAVVSATMGGYIKATPLLIGDKVRKGQLLVTIENPEFVSLQQQYMEVNGQLGYLKAEYERQQTMVAENITSQKSFLKAESDYKTGVAKYNGLQKQLSMLNISPEQVEKGNISSVASIYAPIDGSITSVNVSKGTYVSPATSIMEIINNDHIHLELSVFEKDIMKVKKDQVVEFKIPEASKELYFAEVHLVGTSIGENRTIKVHAHIENEDEANFLTGMFVEANIIIETTKQMSLPSEAIAVVENESFVLFLEEKKGDTYYFKQVPVKILGSYKNRTSVSNSSTLKQDAQFLSKGAFSLIGE, from the coding sequence ATGCAAAAATATATATACAAAATAGTAACCGTTTTCATTCTCGGCATAATTTCAAGTTGTGGAGATACAGAAAGCAAATCAAATGAGAATGGCGCATCTGAAGCACAAACAGATGATCGAATTCAAATTACGCAGGCACAATTCGACCAAAATAAAATGGAAATCGCTAGTATGACTGAAAGTGATTTTCCGGTAATGGTAACCACATCGGGTATGATAGATGTGCCACCCGAAAATAGAGCGGTGGTAAGTGCAACAATGGGCGGTTATATTAAAGCAACACCATTGTTAATTGGAGATAAAGTACGTAAAGGGCAGTTGTTGGTTACTATTGAAAATCCGGAGTTTGTATCCTTACAACAACAGTATATGGAGGTCAACGGGCAGTTGGGTTATTTAAAGGCAGAATATGAACGTCAGCAAACAATGGTAGCCGAAAACATAACATCTCAGAAAAGCTTTTTGAAAGCAGAGAGCGATTATAAAACTGGGGTAGCAAAATATAACGGACTACAAAAGCAACTAAGCATGTTGAATATATCACCAGAACAAGTAGAAAAAGGAAATATAAGTTCGGTAGCTTCTATTTATGCACCAATTGATGGTAGTATTACAAGCGTAAATGTTTCGAAAGGAACGTATGTTTCTCCGGCAACCTCCATTATGGAAATCATTAATAATGACCATATTCATTTAGAACTTTCGGTTTTCGAAAAAGATATTATGAAAGTAAAAAAAGATCAGGTGGTAGAATTTAAAATACCAGAAGCTTCTAAAGAGTTGTATTTTGCAGAGGTCCATTTGGTCGGTACCTCAATAGGAGAAAATAGAACGATAAAGGTTCATGCGCATATAGAGAATGAAGACGAAGCTAATTTTCTTACGGGAATGTTTGTAGAGGCAAATATTATTATAGAAACAACAAAGCAAATGTCCCTGCCTTCAGAGGCTATTGCCGTGGTTGAAAACGAATCGTTTGTACTATTTTTAGAAGAGAAGAAAGGCGATACGTATTATTTTAAGCAAGTACCTGTCAAGATCTTAGGTAGTTATAAAAATAGGACTTCGGTCAGTAATTCATCAACTTTAAAGCAAGATGCACAATTTTTATCAAAAGGTGCGTTTAGCCTGATAGGGGAGTAG
- a CDS encoding CusA/CzcA family heavy metal efflux RND transporter: protein MLSHIINFSLKNKLIILLFTVFIIGYGLFALSQIPIGAVPDVTNNQVQVITTSRNLSTQDMEQFITYPVELEMANLPGVKEIRSVSKFGLSVVTIVFDDDLGTYLPRQLIAEKIASALEKIPAGFGTPQMGPITTGLGEIYQYVLEVEPEYKDEYTTTELRTIQDWIVKRQLSGIPGVVEVNTWGGFLKQYEVAINTQKLNAMNITASDVFKALETNNSVSGGGYIEKVNQAFFIRGEGLVSSLEDIRNIVITTKGGLPIYIKDVATVDFGSAVRFGAITGNGEGEKVLGQVMMLKDANSKKVIEAVKERVVEISTSLPKGVYINPFLERSELIAKTTFTVSENLILGCLIVIFVVVLLLGNFRSGLVVASVIPLCLLFALSLMYIFGVDANLMSLGAIDFGIIIDGAVIIVEFIAFEITRKQHEINSLDKTEQQQLKDEITFDGASKMMNSAIFGQLIILIVFIPILSLSGVEGKMFKPMALTFSFALIGAMILCFTYVPVAASIFLKPSKESDKNISVRLMKWLNKKYDPIINWTLQSKKLVLGIAAILLIGATILYTTMGGEFVPTLDEGDFVIQPVLKTGTSLSKTVEITTEIEKILLDNFPEVQQVVTRIGAAEVPTDPMSMEESDVIIKLAPKGEWTSAKSKDELADKFKEALAIIPGMEVEFTQPIEMRFNELITGVRADIAIKIFGPDLDVLAKKGNEIGVLIKDVEGAADISVEKIAGLPEMSVDYDRAKIARFGLNIQELNDLVSMGFAGKTAGNVFEGEKRFDLVVRLDKAKRQDIDDLKNLYVDLPDGGKIPLSELADITYKKGAAKISRDDTKRRTVVGVNVRNRDLQSVVDDVQKLINENVKLPAGYTITYGGQFENLQSARDRLLVAVPIALVLIFVLLYFAFKSVKEALMIYSAIPLAAVGGVLLLWMRGLPFSISAGVGFIALFGIAVLNGIVLIEHFKELKKYSFDSLDDLIKQGTKDRLRAVLLTASAAALGFLPMAISTNAGAEVQRPLATVVIGGLFTATILTLVVLPVLYSIFDKHENSRKPIPKTTLQNGIAFVALLISIGASAQESKSQNLDELIPLAIENNMGLKAGRLKVDESEALINSAFMFNKTHVYYEYDENNLAINNVPLKVFGVQQDFRFPTANFSEKKVNKVKTSLVKSEYDIKRKAITRDVTRSYYEYQIAREKVRVYKRLDSLYANFSQVAARRFELGETNYLEKITAASKQQKINLDYQQAIQQKSAAYANLLQLIQAEDSLVISEEMNLKIEVQDINVDASPESVYYENNMQLMAAERKLEKQQLLPDISLAYFQGSNSELNDNLLGYQLGLKIPLLFSGNASRIKASKIAKERAVTESVAYKIQIKSKQEILRQKIVQIQNSLNYYENEGAELSDEILKTANISFRNGEIDFYQYIQSLESAYDIKLGYLDKLKEYNETATDINFLTL from the coding sequence ATGCTATCACATATCATTAATTTCAGCTTAAAGAATAAGCTTATTATTCTTTTGTTTACCGTATTTATTATTGGATACGGGCTATTTGCACTTTCACAAATACCTATTGGGGCAGTGCCAGATGTCACTAATAATCAGGTTCAGGTAATTACGACATCACGTAATTTATCTACGCAAGATATGGAGCAATTCATAACTTATCCGGTAGAGCTAGAAATGGCAAACTTGCCGGGAGTGAAAGAAATTCGTTCTGTGTCTAAGTTTGGTTTGTCTGTTGTTACTATCGTTTTTGACGATGATTTAGGTACGTATTTGCCGAGGCAACTTATAGCAGAGAAAATTGCTTCGGCTTTAGAGAAAATACCAGCAGGTTTTGGTACACCACAAATGGGACCTATAACGACAGGGCTGGGTGAAATCTATCAATATGTTTTAGAAGTAGAGCCAGAGTATAAGGACGAGTATACAACAACCGAACTAAGAACCATACAAGATTGGATTGTAAAACGCCAATTGTCTGGTATACCCGGTGTGGTTGAGGTCAACACCTGGGGCGGATTTCTAAAACAATATGAAGTTGCTATAAATACCCAAAAACTTAATGCTATGAATATCACTGCCAGTGATGTTTTTAAAGCGCTGGAAACTAACAATAGTGTTTCGGGTGGCGGGTATATTGAAAAGGTAAATCAGGCATTCTTTATTCGCGGTGAAGGATTGGTCTCTTCTCTTGAGGATATTCGAAATATTGTTATTACAACTAAAGGCGGACTACCAATTTATATTAAGGATGTGGCTACGGTTGATTTTGGTAGTGCGGTTCGTTTTGGTGCTATTACTGGTAATGGCGAAGGCGAGAAGGTATTGGGTCAAGTAATGATGTTGAAAGATGCGAACTCTAAAAAAGTGATTGAAGCAGTAAAAGAACGAGTTGTCGAAATTTCAACGTCGTTACCAAAAGGCGTTTATATTAATCCGTTTTTAGAACGAAGCGAGCTTATTGCCAAAACAACCTTCACCGTTAGCGAGAACTTAATTCTAGGATGTTTAATTGTCATTTTTGTAGTGGTATTACTGCTCGGTAATTTTAGGTCAGGTTTAGTAGTCGCATCTGTAATTCCCCTGTGTTTATTATTTGCCTTATCGCTCATGTATATATTTGGCGTAGATGCCAATTTAATGAGCTTGGGGGCTATTGATTTTGGTATTATTATAGATGGTGCGGTAATTATTGTAGAATTTATTGCCTTTGAAATTACAAGAAAGCAACATGAGATTAATAGTTTAGACAAAACAGAACAGCAGCAGCTAAAAGATGAAATTACTTTTGACGGAGCATCTAAAATGATGAATTCTGCCATTTTTGGGCAGTTGATTATATTAATTGTTTTTATACCCATTCTATCTTTAAGCGGAGTAGAAGGTAAAATGTTCAAGCCTATGGCGTTGACGTTTAGTTTCGCACTAATTGGTGCGATGATCTTGTGTTTTACTTATGTACCAGTAGCTGCATCGATATTTTTAAAACCGTCAAAAGAGTCAGATAAGAATATTTCTGTTCGTTTAATGAAATGGTTGAATAAGAAATATGACCCTATTATAAATTGGACTTTGCAAAGCAAGAAATTGGTTTTAGGTATTGCAGCGATTCTACTCATAGGGGCAACTATTTTATATACCACTATGGGCGGCGAGTTTGTACCAACTTTAGATGAAGGTGATTTTGTAATTCAGCCCGTACTAAAAACAGGAACTTCATTAAGTAAAACGGTAGAGATTACCACCGAGATTGAGAAGATTTTACTCGATAATTTTCCAGAGGTTCAGCAAGTAGTCACTAGAATTGGAGCTGCCGAAGTACCCACCGATCCTATGTCTATGGAAGAAAGTGATGTCATCATAAAACTGGCACCAAAAGGGGAGTGGACAAGTGCAAAATCTAAAGACGAGCTAGCCGATAAATTCAAAGAGGCATTAGCCATTATTCCGGGTATGGAAGTAGAATTTACGCAGCCTATAGAAATGCGTTTTAATGAATTGATTACAGGTGTTCGTGCAGATATTGCCATAAAGATATTCGGTCCTGATTTAGACGTTCTAGCCAAAAAAGGAAATGAAATCGGAGTACTGATTAAAGACGTTGAAGGAGCTGCAGATATAAGTGTAGAGAAAATTGCAGGTTTGCCCGAAATGAGTGTTGATTATGACCGAGCCAAAATTGCTCGCTTCGGATTAAATATTCAGGAACTGAACGATTTGGTCTCTATGGGATTTGCCGGTAAAACTGCCGGAAATGTTTTTGAAGGTGAAAAAAGGTTCGATTTAGTCGTGCGCTTAGATAAAGCAAAACGACAAGATATTGATGACCTTAAAAACCTATATGTTGATTTGCCCGATGGAGGAAAGATTCCTTTAAGCGAGTTGGCAGATATTACGTATAAAAAAGGCGCAGCAAAAATTTCTAGAGATGACACGAAAAGAAGAACAGTGGTGGGGGTAAATGTCCGTAATCGCGATTTGCAATCTGTAGTAGATGATGTTCAAAAACTAATAAATGAAAATGTAAAATTACCGGCAGGGTACACCATTACCTATGGTGGTCAGTTTGAAAACTTACAAAGTGCCCGAGACCGGCTTTTAGTAGCAGTACCCATAGCGCTAGTACTCATTTTTGTATTGCTATATTTTGCATTTAAATCTGTAAAAGAAGCTCTTATGATATATTCCGCAATTCCGTTGGCAGCAGTTGGTGGTGTATTGTTGTTATGGATGAGAGGTTTACCGTTCAGTATTTCTGCAGGGGTAGGTTTCATTGCATTGTTCGGTATTGCAGTATTAAATGGTATCGTTTTGATAGAGCATTTTAAAGAGTTGAAAAAGTATTCTTTTGATAGTTTAGATGATTTAATAAAACAAGGTACAAAAGACCGTTTACGAGCAGTATTGTTAACAGCATCTGCTGCAGCACTAGGCTTCTTGCCCATGGCAATATCTACCAATGCAGGGGCAGAAGTTCAGAGACCTTTGGCCACAGTGGTTATAGGTGGTCTGTTTACGGCAACTATATTGACCTTAGTAGTATTACCGGTGTTATATTCCATTTTTGATAAACATGAAAACTCAAGAAAACCAATTCCTAAAACTACTTTGCAAAATGGAATTGCTTTTGTTGCATTGCTTATTTCAATTGGCGCATCGGCACAAGAATCAAAAAGTCAGAATCTTGATGAATTAATTCCCCTAGCTATAGAAAATAACATGGGTTTAAAAGCAGGTCGACTAAAGGTTGATGAATCTGAAGCATTGATCAATAGTGCATTTATGTTCAATAAAACACATGTGTATTATGAATATGATGAAAATAATCTAGCCATCAACAATGTACCATTAAAGGTATTTGGCGTACAGCAAGATTTTCGTTTTCCGACTGCTAATTTTTCTGAAAAGAAGGTTAATAAGGTGAAGACTAGTTTGGTGAAAAGTGAATATGATATTAAGCGTAAGGCGATAACTAGGGATGTTACGAGAAGTTATTACGAGTATCAAATTGCACGAGAAAAAGTTAGGGTCTATAAAAGACTAGATAGTTTGTATGCCAATTTTTCACAAGTGGCAGCGAGAAGGTTTGAACTAGGGGAAACCAATTATTTAGAGAAAATAACCGCGGCCTCTAAACAGCAAAAAATCAATCTAGACTATCAGCAAGCTATTCAACAAAAGTCCGCTGCGTATGCCAATTTGTTACAACTAATTCAGGCAGAAGATAGTTTAGTTATTTCTGAAGAAATGAACTTGAAAATTGAAGTTCAAGATATAAATGTAGACGCTTCTCCTGAGTCAGTATATTATGAAAATAATATGCAATTAATGGCTGCAGAGCGTAAATTAGAAAAGCAGCAGCTATTGCCAGATATCAGTCTAGCTTATTTTCAAGGATCCAACTCAGAATTAAACGATAATCTTTTAGGCTATCAATTAGGGCTAAAAATCCCGCTATTATTTAGTGGTAACGCTTCTAGAATCAAGGCATCAAAAATTGCGAAAGAAAGAGCGGTGACCGAGTCTGTTGCATATAAAATCCAAATTAAATCGAAGCAAGAAATTTTGAGGCAAAAAATCGTGCAGATTCAAAACTCATTGAATTATTATGAGAATGAAGGCGCAGAGCTATCCGATGAAATATTGAAAACCGCAAACATCAGTTTTAGAAATGGTGAAATTGATTTCTATCAATATATACAGAGTTTAGAAAGTGCCTATGATATAAAATTGGGCTATCTAGATAAGCTGAAAGAGTATAACGAAACTGCTACAGACATTAATTTCTTAACATTATAA
- a CDS encoding L,D-transpeptidase, protein MFKVNNIKIVLIIFTSVVFISCQSKKQADVGALQIDSTVVLLPTKEAIKKIESVKISKDVKVVNYFQFMDSVVNRYDTLVPYALSEHLLVRNNPWIIDTLANTDYYRMMERDSFVYDQKQMIVLPKGSELIVPDSIKACRLLKDFLATEIDVNIPEYKLRIYQDSVLLETFPVRVGQYRERYLKFGDRVTDLRTKTGKGTIVRHAKHPDFYNPVNGKRFYVTRRDDGKTTMMPQIPWIETEINNIRNGQMIHPTTNPRTLGKAYSNGCIGLGEGDAWRVYYYAPLGTKLKIRYDLETYDEGMVISVLRDVYHLSNDN, encoded by the coding sequence ATGTTTAAAGTCAATAATATAAAAATAGTTTTAATAATATTTACTTCAGTAGTGTTTATTTCTTGTCAGTCTAAGAAACAGGCAGATGTTGGGGCTTTACAGATAGATAGTACAGTAGTATTATTACCAACTAAAGAAGCAATAAAAAAGATTGAGAGCGTAAAAATTTCGAAGGACGTTAAGGTCGTTAACTATTTTCAATTCATGGATTCTGTAGTTAATAGGTATGATACACTAGTGCCATATGCACTATCTGAACATCTATTGGTGCGTAATAACCCTTGGATAATTGATACTTTGGCGAATACAGATTATTACAGAATGATGGAACGTGATTCTTTTGTTTATGATCAAAAGCAAATGATTGTACTGCCAAAAGGCAGTGAGCTAATAGTACCAGATTCAATAAAAGCATGTAGATTACTGAAAGATTTTTTAGCTACAGAAATTGATGTTAATATACCTGAATACAAATTACGTATCTATCAAGATTCTGTTTTATTAGAAACGTTTCCGGTGAGGGTGGGGCAGTATCGAGAACGCTATTTAAAGTTTGGGGATCGCGTAACAGATTTAAGAACAAAAACAGGAAAAGGAACCATAGTTAGGCATGCAAAGCATCCAGATTTTTATAATCCAGTAAATGGAAAACGTTTTTATGTAACCAGAAGAGATGATGGTAAAACCACCATGATGCCTCAAATACCCTGGATCGAAACTGAGATAAACAATATTAGAAATGGACAAATGATTCATCCAACTACAAACCCTAGAACTTTAGGTAAAGCATATTCTAATGGGTGTATTGGTCTTGGTGAGGGCGATGCTTGGCGGGTATATTATTATGCGCCATTAGGTACAAAACTTAAAATTAGGTATGATTTAGAAACATATGATGAAGGCATGGTCATTTCTGTGCTACGAGATGTTTATCATTTATCTAATGATAATTGA
- a CDS encoding LOG family protein, which translates to MPNETKTSTNSLFLSEERSFLDGPRSRFKELWFTFKVQYQFIRAFRKLHFIGPCVTVFGSARFKEDNLYYKQAEEVGKALSEMGFAVMTGGGPGIMEAANKGAYLNNGYSIGCNIILPHEQKPNPYLHKWINIPYFFIRKFLLLKYSFAFVVLPGGIGTLDELFEAVTLIQTKMIQDFPVVIFGKEYHKELYHHIQTMAENESISKKDMDLMFLTDSVDEMKEHLKEHAVKRFKLIKKPMRTKWWFGEKKSVRTT; encoded by the coding sequence ATGCCGAACGAAACAAAAACAAGTACTAATTCTTTATTTTTAAGTGAAGAACGTTCTTTTCTTGACGGACCGCGAAGCAGGTTTAAAGAATTGTGGTTTACATTTAAGGTACAGTATCAGTTTATTAGGGCGTTTAGAAAATTACATTTTATTGGTCCGTGTGTTACCGTATTTGGATCTGCCCGTTTTAAAGAAGATAATCTATATTATAAACAAGCAGAGGAAGTAGGTAAAGCTTTATCGGAAATGGGTTTTGCTGTCATGACAGGTGGCGGACCCGGTATTATGGAAGCTGCAAATAAAGGAGCTTACCTTAATAATGGATATTCAATTGGATGCAACATAATACTACCGCATGAGCAAAAACCGAATCCGTATTTACATAAATGGATAAATATTCCCTATTTCTTTATTAGAAAATTTTTACTACTTAAGTACTCTTTTGCTTTTGTGGTATTACCTGGTGGTATTGGAACCTTAGATGAACTTTTTGAAGCAGTCACCTTAATACAAACGAAAATGATACAAGATTTTCCGGTGGTTATTTTCGGAAAAGAGTATCATAAAGAATTGTATCATCATATACAGACGATGGCAGAAAATGAAAGTATATCTAAAAAGGATATGGACTTAATGTTCTTAACCGATTCTGTTGATGAGATGAAAGAACACCTTAAAGAACATGCGGTCAAAAGATTTAAACTTATTAAAAAACCAATGCGAACCAAGTGGTGGTTTGGCGAGAAAAAATCAGTTAGAACTACTTAA
- the pta gene encoding phosphate acetyltransferase, with product MSKAIYIVTTEPNSGKSIVSLGLMQLLLGRTAKVGYFRPIIDDVPNGKTDNHIDTVLSYFNVDMKPEEAYAYTRSQVVQLKNQDKDDEIVGHIIHKYKSIENKFDFVLVEGTDFSGEGAIIEWDINVLIAKNLGIPAVILASGKNKTLDELVGNLYMAYDSFKEKGVEVLLIVANKVQPENVTIVSNGLKEKLPDDILVGTIPVNNVLGSPTLKEIAQELDAKVLFGEDYINNQVGSFSVGAMQLRNYLTHLKSDSLVITPGDRADIILGALQANISTNYPSLSGIVLTGGLIPEDSIIKLIEGLSDIIPILSVARGTFYVTNKIGTIRPRIYAENTEKIQTSIQEFEKYVPTEELAEKLITFKAKGITPRMFQYNLLQKAKSSKKHIVLPEGLDERILLATKKLIDADAVSITLLGNKEQIISKIKELDIDLDTNDINIIDPTASDRFLDYATTLFELRKHKNVNLAMAQDLMEDVSYFGTMMVHKGHADGMVSGAIHTTQHTIRPALQFIKTKPGVSIVSSIFFMCLPNRVTVFGDCAINPNPNSEQLSEIAISSAATSAAFGIEPKIAMLSYSSGASGVGEDVDRVRKATEIIREKRPDLKVEGPIQYDAAVDAKVGLSKLPDSEVAGQASVFIFPDLNTGNNTYKAVQRETGALAIGPMLQGLNKPVNDLSRGCTVDDIFNTVIITAIQAEGF from the coding sequence GTGAGTAAAGCCATATATATTGTTACTACAGAACCCAATAGTGGAAAATCTATTGTCTCATTAGGTCTTATGCAACTACTTTTAGGTAGAACCGCCAAAGTAGGCTATTTCAGACCTATTATCGACGATGTGCCCAATGGTAAAACTGATAACCACATTGATACTGTTCTCAGCTACTTTAATGTAGATATGAAACCAGAAGAGGCTTATGCATATACGCGTAGTCAAGTGGTTCAATTAAAAAACCAGGACAAAGACGACGAAATTGTAGGGCATATTATACACAAGTATAAATCCATTGAGAATAAATTCGATTTTGTTTTAGTGGAAGGAACCGATTTTTCTGGAGAAGGTGCAATTATTGAGTGGGATATAAACGTGCTTATTGCTAAAAATTTAGGTATACCGGCTGTAATTCTCGCAAGCGGAAAGAATAAAACCTTAGATGAGTTAGTTGGCAACCTTTACATGGCATACGACTCATTTAAAGAGAAAGGTGTTGAAGTACTGCTTATTGTTGCCAACAAGGTTCAACCAGAAAATGTTACTATTGTTTCTAACGGATTAAAAGAAAAACTGCCTGATGATATTTTGGTAGGTACTATACCCGTAAATAATGTTTTAGGTAGCCCAACATTGAAAGAGATCGCTCAAGAGCTAGATGCTAAAGTTCTTTTTGGCGAAGATTATATAAACAACCAAGTCGGTAGTTTTAGCGTTGGCGCTATGCAATTACGTAATTACCTGACGCATTTAAAAAGCGATAGTCTTGTTATAACACCTGGTGATCGTGCAGATATTATATTAGGAGCACTACAGGCGAATATATCAACAAATTACCCTAGTCTTTCTGGTATTGTTTTAACTGGTGGTCTTATTCCCGAAGATTCTATTATTAAATTAATAGAAGGTCTTTCTGATATTATTCCTATTCTATCGGTTGCCAGAGGAACTTTCTATGTCACCAATAAAATTGGTACTATTAGACCACGTATTTACGCTGAAAACACAGAAAAAATACAAACATCTATTCAAGAGTTTGAGAAGTATGTGCCTACCGAAGAATTGGCTGAAAAGCTAATTACGTTTAAAGCGAAAGGTATAACCCCTAGAATGTTTCAATATAACCTTCTTCAAAAGGCTAAATCTTCAAAGAAGCATATTGTTTTACCTGAAGGTTTAGATGAACGTATTTTATTGGCGACCAAAAAACTGATTGATGCCGATGCTGTTTCTATTACTCTTTTAGGAAATAAGGAACAGATTATTTCTAAAATTAAAGAATTAGATATCGATTTAGATACCAATGATATCAATATTATAGATCCAACTGCATCTGACCGTTTTTTAGATTACGCCACTACCCTATTTGAATTGCGTAAACATAAAAATGTAAACTTGGCAATGGCTCAAGATTTAATGGAAGATGTATCATATTTTGGTACTATGATGGTACATAAAGGTCATGCCGATGGTATGGTATCGGGTGCCATACATACTACCCAGCATACTATAAGACCTGCATTACAGTTTATCAAAACTAAGCCAGGTGTATCTATAGTATCTTCTATATTTTTCATGTGTTTACCAAACAGGGTTACTGTTTTTGGAGATTGTGCCATTAACCCAAACCCTAATTCTGAGCAGTTATCCGAAATTGCTATTTCATCTGCTGCTACAAGCGCTGCCTTTGGTATTGAGCCAAAAATAGCCATGCTATCTTATTCATCAGGTGCTTCTGGTGTTGGTGAAGATGTAGATCGTGTACGTAAGGCTACTGAAATTATAAGAGAAAAAAGACCCGATCTTAAAGTTGAAGGTCCTATTCAATATGATGCTGCAGTAGATGCTAAAGTGGGACTCAGTAAATTGCCGGATTCTGAAGTTGCAGGGCAAGCTAGTGTGTTTATATTTCCTGATTTAAATACAGGTAACAACACTTATAAAGCCGTACAACGTGAAACTGGCGCTTTGGCTATCGGACCAATGTTACAGGGTTTAAACAAACCTGTTAACGATTTAAGCCGTGGCTGTACCGTAGATGATATTTTTAATACCGTAATAATAACTGCTATTCAAGCAGAAGGATTTTAA